A segment of the Fibrobacter succinogenes subsp. succinogenes S85 genome:
AAGGCAAGGAACGCCGCACGCAGATTGCCGAATTCGGTAAGGTGAACGCCGTACACGTGGCACTTGCAAACCAGAAGCTTTACGTGAACCGCAAGGAAGGTTTCGTGGGCACCGGCATGAAGAAGGAAGAATACCTCTTCGACGTGTCGGAATACGATGACTTGATCGTGTTCAAGGCCGACGGCAGCTTCAAGGTCGTGAAGGTCAGCGACAAGGACTTTGTCGGTAAGGATATCATTCTCGTCGAAAAGTTCAACAAGGACGATGAACGCCATATCTATAACGTCATCCACCAGGATGGCAAGGACGGCTACGCTTACATCAAGCGCTTCAACGTCGGCGGCGTGACTCGCGACAAGGATTACTACATGGGCAAGAACAAGCCCGGTAGCAAAATCCTTTACATGTCGAGCAACATGAACGGCGAAGCCGAAGTGGTCGAAGTCATCTTGAAGCCGCGTCCGCGCATCAAGCTGAACTTTGAAGTGGACTTCAGCGAAGTCGAAGTCAAGGGCCGTGGCGCCATTGGCAATATCGTTTCGAAGTACCCGGTCAAGACAGTCAAGAGACTCCGCAAGGGCGTTTCGACGCTTGGCGCAAGAGTGCTTTACTTCGATGCTCCGAGCGGTATCGTCTCGACGCAGAAGAAGGGCGATTGCCTCGGTGAATTTGGCGAAAACGACAAGCTGCTCATCATCAAGCAAGATGGTAGCGCTCGCGTCCACACCATGGCAGACCCGATTCTCGTCGGTTCGAACATCAAGTATCTGCACAAGTACGACCCTGCTCAGGTCTTTACGGTGCTCTACTTCGAAGGTTCGAATTTCAACTACATGGTCAAGCGCTTCAACCTTGAAGGCTGCCCCATGACGACGGAATTCAGCGTAGTCTCCGACCACAAGGACACGAAGCTCATCGAGCTCTTTGCAACTGATGACGCCCGTGAACTGATGGAATACCAGGTCGGTCGCGAAGTCCAGAAGGAAGAACTCGACTTGACGGAAATTGCGGAAGTCAAGGGCTACAAGGCTCTCGGAAGCAAGTTCACCGCCAAGAAGATCAAGCGCGTGAGCCGCATTTCGCCGGCAGATCCGTTTAGCGACGGCAGCGGTGAAAGCGAAGGTTCTAACGAAGATCCGAGCTTATTCTAAGGAATACTAGTTCTAGGGAAAAATGCCCCGCGGAAGCGGGGCATTTTTGCATTCAAGAAAGGACGCTATTAAAAATCTCTATTCATTAAAATTTCGGTTTAGCCACCCGAAATAAACTTTCAAATAAAATCGCGGACCCCTTTTAATATCGTAGGTATTCGTAGCCACATAAGCATACGATGCAGAAACTCTTAAAAGCATCAAATTAATATTCAAATCAGCATGTGGCCTGAAATAAAATTTATGACCAGGACTAAAAGCAAACCAATCCATCTTATAGCCAGCACTCACCGATACGGGAACCCAGCCCTTCCAAAAGAAAAATTCCACAGTTGGATTCATCAAGAACAGAGTCCCTAAAAAAATTTTCATCGGAATTTCGTCTTCATAGTGACCATCACCATGCATTAGAATATACGGAAGAAAACCCAAAGTAACAAGTGAGTTTATTACAGATACTCTATATTCCAAATGACTCGTATCACGTCTATCCGAAATAAAGTGTACACCAAACTCGGAATTCAAAGAGAGTTTTTTCAATATACTCTGTCCCGATTCAATGGAAAAAATCATATCATCTCGGCTGAACACCCGATCATCAATCCGTTTTTTTTTCCCAGAATGATGCGTCTATTCCAAAAAATCCCCCCGCCCATTCCTTTTCGCAAAAAGCCTGAGAACAGAACACCACCAAACAAAATAAAAATACAAACCGTTTCATTCCCCCAACCTTCTACAAATGGCGCTTACAAAATATCGCGGTTTAAAAGTTCGCCGTGGCTGAGTTCAAGGCGGCGGAACGGGCTGTTCAGATAAAAGTCCGGGTTATGCGTAGCCATGAGGATGGTCGTACCGCGTGCATTGATTTCCTTGAAAATGCAGAACACTTCTTCAGCGTTTTTCGGGTCCAAGTTACCGGTCGGTTCATCCGCCAAAAGCAAATACGGGTTGTGCACCATCGCACGGGCAATCGCTACGCGCTGCTGTTCACCGCCCGAAAGCGTGTAAGGCATCGCAAAGCGCTTTTGGCTAATGCCCACGAGCGCAAGCGCGTCAAAGACCGCAGCATTAATCTTATTGCTCGGAGTCCCCACAATGCGGAGCGCAAGCGCCACATTCTCAAAAACATTGCGATCCGGCAACAGCTTAAAGTCCTGGAAAATAATTCCCATCTTGCGGCGGAGCGCCTGGATTCTATCGTCCGGCGTATTCTTGCTATCGTACAAGATGTTGTCCGAGAACTTGACCATCACCTGGCCACCGCGCTGTTCATCCGGACGTTCGTCCATGTAGATGAGTTTCAGCACCGTCGACTTTCCGGCGCCGGAATGCCCCGTCAAGAAAACAAACTCGCCTTTATTAATGCGGAAGGTGACGTTGTTCAACGCCTTCCAGTTGGCTTCGTAAGATTTCGTGACGTGGGTAAAATGGATCATATTATTCCGTCATTCTGATTTCGACGAGAACTTCCTTGCGCCACTTTTGGATGAGCTTCTGGAGCTTTTCATTTTCCAAGTGCGTTGCGGCCATAAGTTCAATCTTGCCGTAATCTTCTTCAAGAGTGAGTTCGCGCACCTGGCGGGAATCATCAAGACGGAACAAGTGGTAAGCGCCATCGATCATGACCGGTTCAGAAATTTCACCGACGTTCAAGTTCGCGACCGGATCCACATAAGCAGGTTCCATTTCGTTACGCTGGAACCAGCCAAGCAAGCCTCCCTGGAAGTTGCTGGACTTGTCTTCGCTGAACTTCTTTGCGGCCTTGGCAAATTCATCCTTCGACTTAATATTGTTGCGGAGAGAATCGGCGAGAGCCAATACCGCAGCGGAATCCTTTGCAGTCGGAATCGTGCGCAAGAGGATCTGTGCAGAGCGGACGCCATCTTCCTTACGGCCAAGCACGCGAGCAATATGCCAGCCCAAATCCGTCTTGACCGGAGTCGATGCATAATGACCGTTCTTCAAGCGTTCAATAGCCTTTTCGAAAGCAGGGTCCAAGAGACCACGCTTAAAGTAACCGAGGTCGCCACCCTTTGCGGCAGTGCTATCCTGCGAATGGCGCTGGGCCAAAAGTTCAAATTTGATGCCGAGGTTGAGGCTATCAATCAACGCTTCAGCGACATGCTTCACCGAGTCCACAATCATGGAATCCGGCTTAATCGGGAGCTGGATATGGCTCAACAAGACGCAGTTGAACTGGCGCGGGAGCGAATCCTTGTAATCCTTGTAGAAGACATCCACTTCTTTCTTGGTCGGGTGGATCGTGCCTACGTGGAGCTGGCGCACGCGGGAAATTTCCATGTGACTACGGATTTGCTTACCAAGCTGTTCGCGGTACTGGATCATCGAAAGACCAAGCTGCGCGCGCACCGCCTTTTCGAGCGTCGCCATATCAATCTTCTGGCTTGCGGCAATAGACTGCAAATGAGAAGTCACGCGCTGGTCCACTTCGTTTTCCGAAATCACAATCGAGTCGCGGTCAATGCGGCTGAGCAAAACCTTTTCTTCAATCATGCGATTCAGCACAGCTTCTTTCTGTTGCTGTTCAGTCATGCTCGCAGCTTCGGGCGTGTCCTGGAACCTGTAAAGGTTGTTCATGAACTCCGAACGCATAATCGGCTTGCCATCGACAACAGCCGCAATCCCTTCCATCAAAACAGGCTCGGCAAAGCAGCCGACAGAGAGGGCAAAAACTAAAGAGGCAATTCGATTACTGATCATTATTTTTCCTTTTCACTAAATACATTTATCTTCGTAATTATGGGAATTCCCGTTTTCCATTCATCCTTGAGGCGCTTCAAGACGACATTCTGGTGTTCCATCCATGCCTGCATGGAGACATCTTCAATCACTTCGTCAAGCGGACGCGCATCAGCGGAGTCAAGGCGATTTGTCACCACGGCAATCTTAGCGGCGCCATCGCAAACCTTCATCGGCGTAATGCGACCGACCACAGCACGGCGAATAGACGGAATCATGCACGGATCCGGAGTCATATCGACACCATCAAATTCCCTCATGCGCTTTACCAAGCGGTGGTTAGGCGGAATCGATTCAAACTTGGTGTTCTTGAATTCCTTGTAATACAGCACGGCAGATTTCCAGTCGGCAAACGTGAGGATTGCGCCAGAAACCGAAGTTTTCCCGTTCAAGTACAGGTTCTGATTCTTATGGTAAAAATCAATTTTTTCGACATCGCTTACGATCATCGTGTCAAGGAACGTCTGCATGAAATAGTCAGCGACAATTTTGCGCTTCGTGCGTTCAATCATGCGGATGAGCACGGAATCTTTCAACGCCCCCGCTTTCACAGCCTGCTGGTAGACAAGTTCTTCTTCAATCCAGTGCTGCAAAAAGAGAATACGCTCACGGTCGCCCCAGGAATCCCAATCGGGAGCGTACGTATAAAGCTCCGACTGGTGCAACTTGGAATCGCCCACAGTAACAATAACAGGGTCTTTTGTCTTACAGCCGGCCATCAAAACCAAACTGAAGACAAGCAATATGCGAATAAGAGATTTCATCGCGACAAATTTAGCAAATTCGAGGCCGAGAGAGTACTTAAAGCCTTCCAAAACGGCCTTTCAGCCTTGCTAAAGCGTCTTCTTCAACGATATCTTCGGCATCATTGCCCTTGCGCTTGTACTTGAGGATTTCGAAATCTTCAAGCAGAGCCTTCGCCTGCAAGTAAAGTTCCGCAAATTCCGGGTCATCCGTTGGCGTACGGTCAATTTTACCAAGAAGCTCGCGGGCATTTTTGAGTTCGTGGTCCTTGAGGTAACGCGCCTTGAGGTACGGGCGGAAATACTCACGGAGGGTATTAGCCGAAAGTTCAGTGTTTTCGAGAGATGCGCTGGAGTCGCGGGATGCGCTAGAATTGTGAGATGCGCCGAACGGGAATTCTATGTTGAAAAGTTCTGCAAGAACGCGCAGACGTTCAAACAAAATAAGTTCTTTTTGGTATGCCGTATGAATCGCAATTATGGTTTTATTTTTTACGGTCGACTTGCCGTTTCCACTGCGCATTTCCACGCTGAAATCTTTAAGCAAATTCCAGTTCTTTACAAAAGCTTCAGCACCGATAAGACCCGATTCGTATGTGGCGCGCACAAGCGAGAGGCGGATTTCTTCATCTTCGCTACGGGTATTTGCGGCAAGGCTCTTGAAGTCGCGAATCTTTTTACCACGCGAGAATTCAAGTCCTGTAAAGCGCACACAGCGAGTCGCATCAAGGCTATCTGCG
Coding sequences within it:
- the ftsE gene encoding cell division ATP-binding protein FtsE, which translates into the protein MIHFTHVTKSYEANWKALNNVTFRINKGEFVFLTGHSGAGKSTVLKLIYMDERPDEQRGGQVMVKFSDNILYDSKNTPDDRIQALRRKMGIIFQDFKLLPDRNVFENVALALRIVGTPSNKINAAVFDALALVGISQKRFAMPYTLSGGEQQRVAIARAMVHNPYLLLADEPTGNLDPKNAEEVFCIFKEINARGTTILMATHNPDFYLNSPFRRLELSHGELLNRDIL
- a CDS encoding peptidylprolyl isomerase, which encodes MISNRIASLVFALSVGCFAEPVLMEGIAAVVDGKPIMRSEFMNNLYRFQDTPEAASMTEQQQKEAVLNRMIEEKVLLSRIDRDSIVISENEVDQRVTSHLQSIAASQKIDMATLEKAVRAQLGLSMIQYREQLGKQIRSHMEISRVRQLHVGTIHPTKKEVDVFYKDYKDSLPRQFNCVLLSHIQLPIKPDSMIVDSVKHVAEALIDSLNLGIKFELLAQRHSQDSTAAKGGDLGYFKRGLLDPAFEKAIERLKNGHYASTPVKTDLGWHIARVLGRKEDGVRSAQILLRTIPTAKDSAAVLALADSLRNNIKSKDEFAKAAKKFSEDKSSNFQGGLLGWFQRNEMEPAYVDPVANLNVGEISEPVMIDGAYHLFRLDDSRQVRELTLEEDYGKIELMAATHLENEKLQKLIQKWRKEVLVEIRMTE